A section of the Dioscorea rotundata plastid, complete genome genome encodes:
- the psbA gene encoding photosystem II protein D1 yields MTAILERRESTSLWGRFCNWITSTENRLYIGWFGVLMIPTLLTATSVFIIAFIAAPPVDIDGIREPVSGSLLYGNNIISGAIIPTSAAIGLHFYPIWEAASVDEWLYNGGPYELIVLHFLLGVACYMGREWELSFRLGMRPWIAVAYSAPVAAATAVFLIYPIGQGSFSDGMPLGISGTFNFMIVFQAEHNILMHPFHMLGVAGVFGGSLFSAMHGSLVTSSLIRETTENESANEGYKFGQEGETYNIVAAHGYFGRLIFQYASFNNSRSLHFFLAAWPVVGIWFTALGISTMAFNLNGFNFNQSVVDSQGRVINTWADIINRANLGMEVMHERNAHNFPLDLAAVEVPSTNG; encoded by the coding sequence ATGACTGCAATTTTAGAGAGACGCGAAAGTACAAGCCTATGGGGTCGCTTCTGTAACTGGATAACCAGCACTGAAAACCGTCTTTACATCGGATGGTTTGGTGTTTTGATGATCCCTACCTTATTGACCGCAACTTCTGTATTTATTATCGCCTTCATTGCTGCTCCTCCAGTAGATATTGATGGTATTCGTGAACCAGTTTCTGGTTCTCTACTTTATGGAAACAATATTATCTCTGGTGCCATTATTCCTACTTCTGCAGCTATAGGTTTGCATTTTTATCCGATATGGGAAGCAGCATCTGTTGATGAGTGGTTATACAATGGCGGTCCTTATGAATTAATTGTTCTACACTTCTTACTTGGTGTAGCTTGTTATATGGGTCGTGAGTGGGAACTTAGTTTCCGTTTGGGTATGCGTCCTTGGATTGCTGTTGCATATTCAGCTCCTGTTGCAGCTGCTACTGCTGTTTTCTTGATCTATCCTATTGGTCAAGGAAGTTTTTCTGATGGTATGCCTTTAGGAATTTCTGGTACTTTTAACTTTATGATTGTATTCCAGGCAGAACACAATATCCTTATGCACCCATTTCACATGTTAGGCGTAGCTGGTGTATTCGGCGGCTCCCTATTTAGTGCTATGCATGGTTCTTTGGTAACCTCTAGTTTGATCAGGGAAACCACTGAAAACGAGTCTGCTAATGAAGGTTACAAATTCGGTCAAGAGGGAGAAACTTATAATATCGTAGCTGCTCATGGTTATTTTGGTCGATTGATCTTCCAATATGCTAGTTTCAACAATTCTCGTTCTTTACATTTCTTCTTGGCTGCTTGGCCTGTAGTAGGTATTTGGTTTACTGCTTTGGGTATTAGTACTATGGCTTTCAACTTAAATGGTTTCAATTTCAACCAATCCGTAGTTGACAGTCAAGGCCGTGTCATTAACACTTGGGCTGATATCATTAATCGTGCTAACCTTGGTATGGAAGTAATGCATGAACGTAATGCTCACAACTTTCCTCTAGACTTAGCTGCTGTTGAAGTTCCATCTACAAATGGATAA